A single window of Paenibacillus sp. FSL H8-0537 DNA harbors:
- a CDS encoding DNA polymerase IV has translation MTNTNEHYPAKGRVILHLDMNAFYCSVHEAEEPDKYKDKPTAVAGSVELRKGIIVTCSYTARRLGVKTGMTVREGLRRCPDLILIQPDFHLYRKYSRGFMTIARSYTDMVEAVSIDECYMDITGSKIFGTPLEIASALQERIRTEWQLPSSIGIAPNKLLAKMASDMKKPNGMTVLRLRDVPELLWDKPCGVLFGIGKKTADKLARLNIRTIGQLAQTDERLLIKQFGVVGAWMKGAASGIDHAPVNGEREVNKSIGHTTTLPKDFIVREDIHRVLLNLSDQTARRLRRQKLMALTVQITVRRPDMSTITRSNTFRSPTHAMEDIFQEACRLFDKHWPEGEPVRLLGVTLQNLSPEMNTAVQLDLFNYEEQPRKEALTKTMDLLRDKFGEDAVLTAGMLSDDPSALIRNKRLRGTSLQKEDF, from the coding sequence ATGACGAATACGAATGAGCATTATCCAGCGAAGGGCCGCGTCATTTTGCATCTGGATATGAATGCCTTCTACTGCTCTGTCCATGAGGCGGAGGAGCCGGATAAATATAAAGATAAACCAACGGCCGTTGCCGGCAGCGTGGAGCTGCGCAAAGGGATTATCGTCACCTGCTCATATACAGCCAGAAGGCTAGGGGTCAAGACGGGCATGACGGTGCGCGAGGGGCTTAGACGTTGTCCTGATCTCATCCTTATTCAGCCGGACTTCCATTTATACCGCAAATATTCACGAGGTTTTATGACGATTGCCAGAAGCTATACAGATATGGTAGAAGCTGTTTCAATAGATGAATGTTATATGGATATAACCGGTTCGAAAATATTTGGAACACCGCTGGAAATTGCCAGCGCTTTGCAGGAGCGTATCCGTACAGAGTGGCAGCTGCCCAGCTCTATTGGCATTGCTCCGAATAAGCTGCTGGCGAAGATGGCCTCGGATATGAAAAAACCGAATGGGATGACGGTGCTGCGGCTGCGTGATGTGCCAGAGCTGCTATGGGACAAGCCGTGCGGCGTGCTATTCGGCATTGGGAAAAAGACGGCGGACAAGCTGGCTCGGCTCAATATTCGCACAATTGGACAGCTTGCACAGACGGATGAACGGCTGCTCATTAAGCAGTTTGGCGTCGTTGGAGCATGGATGAAAGGGGCAGCAAGTGGCATTGACCACGCTCCTGTGAATGGAGAGCGGGAAGTGAATAAGTCGATCGGTCATACGACGACGCTGCCGAAGGATTTTATCGTCAGGGAAGATATTCACCGTGTTCTGCTTAACTTATCGGATCAGACCGCACGGCGGCTTAGAAGGCAGAAGCTGATGGCTCTTACGGTACAAATTACGGTTCGCAGACCAGACATGTCGACCATTACCCGTTCGAATACGTTTCGCTCGCCAACGCATGCAATGGAAGATATTTTTCAGGAAGCCTGCCGCTTGTTCGATAAGCATTGGCCGGAGGGAGAGCCGGTGAGGCTGCTAGGAGTTACGCTGCAAAATTTGTCGCCTGAGATGAATACAGCGGTTCAGCTGGATCTGTTCAATTATGAGGAGCAGCCGCGGAAGGAAGCGCTGACAAAGACGATGGACTTGCTGCGGGACAAGTTTGGCGAGGATGCGGTGTTAACGGCGGGGATGCTCAGCGATGATCCTTCCGCACTGATTCGCAATAAGCGGCTGCGGGGCACTTCGCTGCAAAAGGAAGATTTTTAA
- a CDS encoding TlpA disulfide reductase family protein, producing MKKASAWFIVAFVLAGLAISQYMEKDSAIIAASGDFKPKAGYSAQQFELQALDEQMYKIGGEQGKLSFVNFWASWCGPCELEAPDLQELHEKYGDKIAMYGVNSTKFDKERAARQFVADHEFTFTILMDREGDVTKEYKVNTFPTTFLIDSKGVIRERINGVIPLSEWDRLIEKYS from the coding sequence ATGAAGAAGGCGTCCGCATGGTTTATAGTAGCTTTTGTGCTGGCAGGCTTGGCCATTTCGCAATATATGGAGAAAGACAGCGCAATTATTGCTGCTTCCGGAGATTTTAAGCCGAAAGCGGGATATTCTGCCCAGCAATTTGAGCTTCAGGCGCTTGATGAGCAGATGTACAAAATCGGTGGCGAGCAGGGCAAGCTTAGCTTCGTGAATTTTTGGGCGTCATGGTGTGGCCCTTGTGAGCTGGAGGCGCCTGATTTGCAGGAGCTTCATGAGAAGTACGGGGATAAAATCGCAATGTATGGCGTTAATTCAACTAAGTTTGACAAAGAGCGCGCGGCTAGGCAATTTGTGGCGGATCATGAATTCACGTTTACCATTCTGATGGATCGTGAGGGAGATGTCACGAAGGAATACAAGGTAAATACTTTTCCGACGACGTTTCTAATTGACTCCAAAGGTGTCATTCGCGAAAGAATCAATGGAGTCATTCCGCTTTCGGAATGGGATCGTCTCATTGAAAAATATTCATAA
- the cimA gene encoding citramalate synthase, translated as MTMNLSIFDTTLRDGTQGEGISLSAEDKLKIALKLDALGVHYIEGGNPGSNSKDIEFFERIKAYNLRAKITAFGSTRRKFSLAHQDANLLRIKESGVPAATLVGKSWDFHVHTALQTTLEENIAMVYDSLAFLKHNGIEAMFDAEHFFDGYKHNPEYALAVLRKAQEAGTDWLVLCDTNGGTLPGEIHEIVSRVRAELNAPIGIHTHNDCELAVANSLAAVQAGARQIQGTINGYGERCGNANLCSIIPNLQLKMGYNCLPDDKLSTLTGTARFVSEIANVHMPVGQPYVGNAAFAHKGGIHVSAIMKDSKTYEHIAPELVGNKQRILVSELAGQSNIISKAQELGLDVNANNEKTKQIMERIKDLEHQGYQFEGADASLELLLREAFGEVEEIFTVESFKMLVENSQGALRTEAIVKLNVGGEQVYTAAEGNGPVNALDNALRKALVQFYPKIKQIHLSDYKVRVIDEKDATAAKVRVLVESTSIDNTWSTVGVSNNVIEASWEALVDGIRYALLNMGKPDAIDAPVTEQHGLVNH; from the coding sequence ATGACAATGAATTTATCTATTTTTGACACGACGCTGCGTGATGGTACGCAAGGAGAAGGCATCAGCCTATCAGCGGAGGACAAGCTGAAGATCGCTTTAAAGCTTGATGCACTAGGCGTTCATTATATTGAGGGCGGCAACCCGGGAAGCAATAGCAAGGATATTGAGTTTTTCGAGCGCATTAAAGCGTATAATTTGCGAGCGAAGATTACGGCATTCGGCAGTACTAGACGCAAGTTCAGTCTGGCTCACCAGGATGCTAATTTGCTTAGAATTAAAGAATCCGGCGTTCCTGCAGCGACGTTAGTTGGAAAATCTTGGGATTTCCACGTACACACCGCTCTGCAAACGACGCTTGAAGAAAACATAGCTATGGTCTACGACTCGCTTGCTTTCCTCAAGCATAACGGTATTGAAGCGATGTTTGACGCGGAGCATTTCTTCGACGGGTACAAGCATAACCCGGAATACGCGCTGGCTGTGCTGCGCAAGGCGCAGGAAGCGGGAACGGATTGGCTCGTGCTTTGCGATACGAATGGCGGCACGCTGCCGGGCGAAATTCACGAAATCGTGTCGCGTGTTCGCGCCGAGCTGAATGCTCCTATCGGTATTCATACGCACAACGACTGTGAGCTCGCCGTTGCCAACTCGCTTGCTGCCGTGCAAGCCGGAGCTCGTCAAATACAAGGTACGATCAATGGGTATGGCGAACGCTGCGGCAATGCCAACCTTTGTTCGATTATTCCCAATTTGCAGCTTAAAATGGGCTATAACTGTTTGCCGGATGACAAGCTGAGCACGCTAACAGGAACCGCACGTTTTGTCAGTGAAATTGCCAACGTTCATATGCCTGTAGGACAGCCTTATGTCGGCAATGCAGCTTTCGCCCATAAAGGCGGCATTCACGTGTCAGCGATTATGAAGGATTCCAAAACCTATGAGCATATCGCGCCGGAACTCGTTGGCAACAAACAGCGCATACTCGTCTCCGAGCTGGCAGGCCAAAGCAACATCATATCCAAGGCCCAGGAGCTTGGCCTCGATGTGAATGCCAACAACGAGAAAACGAAGCAAATTATGGAGCGGATTAAAGACTTGGAGCATCAAGGCTATCAATTTGAAGGTGCTGATGCATCGCTTGAGCTGCTGCTTAGAGAAGCTTTTGGCGAGGTCGAAGAAATTTTCACGGTCGAGTCCTTTAAAATGCTGGTGGAAAACTCGCAAGGCGCGCTCCGCACCGAGGCGATCGTCAAGCTGAACGTTGGCGGCGAGCAGGTTTACACCGCTGCGGAAGGCAACGGCCCTGTCAACGCGCTTGATAACGCCTTAAGAAAGGCTCTCGTGCAGTTTTATCCAAAAATCAAGCAGATCCATTTGTCCGACTACAAAGTTCGTGTAATCGACGAGAAAGACGCTACAGCCGCTAAAGTGCGCGTACTTGTAGAGTCTACTAGCATCGACAACACATGGAGCACCGTAGGAGTTTCTAACAATGTAATCGAAGCAAGCTGGGAAGCATTGGTTGACGGCATTCGCTACGCTCTGCTTAACATGGGCAAACCCGATGCTATTGATGCCCCTGTAACCGAGCAGCATGGACTAGTAAACCATTAA
- a CDS encoding ferredoxin — protein MAKYTWVEKDTCIACGACGATAPDIYDYDDEGLAEVIFGNDGNKGCVAISEDLYDDMQDAVDGCPTDSIKIADAPFS, from the coding sequence ATGGCTAAGTACACTTGGGTAGAAAAGGATACTTGTATTGCATGCGGCGCATGCGGCGCAACGGCTCCTGACATTTATGATTACGATGATGAAGGTCTGGCAGAGGTGATTTTCGGCAACGACGGCAATAAAGGCTGTGTTGCAATCTCGGAAGATCTTTATGACGATATGCAAGATGCAGTAGACGGCTGCCCGACTGATTCGATTAAAATCGCGGACGCGCCTTTTAGCTAA
- a CDS encoding DMT family transporter: protein MNTEKKKLWLHPYVWLFIAVLAVAVSSIIIKFSSAPSSVAGMYRLLITVVIMLPLVPWKVLRTIRLTGKEWMVLSCAGFFLGLHFLLWMESLKYTSVASSMVFITLQPFFVMLGSFLLFKERQTIAGSLCMAMAVLGSFVIAWGDIGISREALFGDLLSLLGTMAVAVYMIAGQKVSSSLPSNLYSLMVFLIAGTVMFIYNLVNQIALTGYAAEEWMYFVLLAIIPTIFGHLVFNMLLKHIGATNVSMAIIGEPVLAMILAYFLLNEYLNTAQLIGSFLTIASMGMFFRLRARYRAVAAETAA, encoded by the coding sequence ATGAATACAGAAAAGAAGAAATTATGGCTCCACCCTTATGTATGGCTGTTTATTGCCGTTTTGGCTGTTGCGGTATCGTCGATTATTATCAAGTTTTCAAGTGCCCCTTCCTCGGTGGCAGGGATGTACCGGTTATTAATTACCGTCGTTATTATGCTGCCGCTTGTACCGTGGAAGGTGCTGCGAACGATTCGGCTAACCGGCAAAGAGTGGATGGTTTTAAGTTGTGCAGGCTTTTTTCTCGGCCTGCATTTTTTGTTGTGGATGGAATCGCTGAAATATACGTCTGTTGCAAGCTCCATGGTATTTATAACGCTGCAGCCATTTTTTGTGATGCTTGGCTCGTTTCTTCTATTTAAAGAGCGCCAGACGATAGCCGGCAGCCTTTGTATGGCGATGGCGGTATTGGGCTCCTTCGTTATCGCTTGGGGCGATATCGGAATTTCGCGTGAGGCATTATTTGGCGATTTATTGTCCTTGCTCGGAACGATGGCGGTTGCCGTGTATATGATAGCTGGGCAAAAGGTCAGCAGCAGCCTGCCCTCGAATCTTTATAGCTTAATGGTTTTTTTGATTGCAGGAACAGTCATGTTCATTTACAATCTCGTCAATCAAATTGCATTGACGGGGTATGCTGCGGAGGAATGGATGTATTTCGTCTTGCTTGCGATTATTCCGACGATCTTCGGACATTTGGTGTTTAATATGCTGCTGAAGCACATTGGGGCGACGAACGTTTCGATGGCGATTATCGGCGAGCCGGTGCTGGCCATGATTTTGGCTTATTTTCTGCTTAATGAATATTTAAATACTGCGCAGCTTATTGGAAGCTTTTTGACGATTGCCAGCATGGGCATGTTTTTTCGACTAAGGGCCCGGTACAGAGCAGTTGCTGCGGAGACAGCCGCTTAA